The genome window cctactatccaggtctgtacccaaacaatttgaacttctacttttaaaaatccatctctctaaatacaagtctctcaccgttgccgcctgctatagaccaccctcagcccccagctgtgctctggacaccatttgtgaactgattgccccccatctatcttcagagctcatgttactaggtgatctaaactgggacatgcttaacaccccagccatcctacaatccaagcttgacgcccttaatctcacacaaattattaatgaacccaccaggtaccaccccaaagccgtaaacactggcaccctcatagatatcatcctaaccaatttgccctctaaatacacctctgctgttttcaaccaagatctcagcgatcactgcctcattgcctgtatccgtaatgggtcagcggtcaaacgacctccactcatcactgtcaaacgctccctgaaacatttcagcaagcaagcctttctaatcgacctggccctggtatcctggaaggatattgacctcatcccgtcagtagaggatgcctggttattttttttaaatgccttcctcaccatcttaaataagcatgccccattcaagaaatgtagaaccaggaacagatatagcccttggttctccccagacctgactgcccttaaccaacacaaaaacatcctatggcgttctgcattagcatcaaacagcccccgtgatatgcaacttttcagggaagttagaaaccaatatacacaggcagttagaaaagctaaggctagctttttcaagtagaaatttgcttcctgcaacacaaattcaaaaaagttctgggacattgtaaagtccatggagaataagaacaccttctcccaactgcccactgcactgaggataggaaactctgtcaccaccgataaacccactataattgagaatttcaataagcatttttctacggctggccatgctttccacctggctacccctactgcagtcaacagcactgcacccccacagctactcgcccaagccttccccatttctccttctcccaaatccattcagctgatgttctgaaagagctgcaaaatctggacccctacaaatcagccgggctagacaatctggaccctttctttctaaaattatctgccgaaattattgcaccccctattactagcctgttcaacctctctttcgtgtcgtctgagattcccatagattggaaagcagctgctgtcatccccctcttcaaaggaggggacactcttgacccaaattgctatagacctatatccatcctaccctgcctttctaaggtcttagaaagccaagtcaacaaacagattaccgaccgtTTCggatcccaccgcaccttctccgctatgcaatctggtttcagagctggtcatgggtgcacctcagtcacgctcaaggtcctaaacgatatcgtaaccgccatcgataagaaacaatactgtcctgccgttttcattgacctggccaaagctttcgactctgtcaatcatcacatcctcatcggcagactcaatagccttggtttctctaatgattgcatcgcctggttcaccaactacttctctgatagagttcagtgtgtcaaatcggagggcctgttgtccggacctctggcagtctctatgggggtgccacagggttcaattcttgggccaactcttttctctgtatacatcaatgatgtcgctcttgctgctggtgagtctctgatccacctctacgcagacgacaccattctgtatacttctggcccttctttggacactgtgttaacaaccctccagacgagcttcaatgccatacaactctccttccgtggcctccaactgctcctaaatacaagtaaaactaaatgcatgctcttcaaccgatcgctgcccgcaccagcccgcctgtcctgcatcactactctggatggttctgacttagaatatgtggacaactacaaatacctaggtgtctggttagaccgtaaactctccttccagactcacatcaaacatctccaatccaaagttaaatcaagaattggcttcctatttcgcaacaaagcatccttcactcatgctgccaaacataccctcgtaaaactaaccatcctaccgatcctcgacttcagcgatgtcatatacaaaatagcctccaataccctactcaacaaactggatgcagtctatcacagtgccatccgttttgtcaccaaagccccatatactacccaccactgcgacctgtacgctctcgttggctggccttcgcttcataattgtcgccaaacccactggctccaggtcatctacaagaccctgctaggtaaagtccccccttatctccgctcactggtcaccatagcagcacccacctgtagcacgcgctccagcaggtttatctctctggtcacccccaaagccaattcctcctttggccgtctctctttccagttctctgctgccaatgactggaacgaactacaaaaatctctgaaactggaaacacttatctccctcactagctttaagcaccagctgtcagagcagctcacagatcactgcacctgtacatagcccatttataatttagcccaaacaactacctcttcccctactgtatttatttattttatttattttattgtgctcctttgcaccccattatctctatttctactttgcactttcttctactacaaatctaccattccagtgttttacttgctatattgtatttactttgccaccatggacttttttgcctttacctcccttatctcacctcatttgctcacattgtacatagacttatttttctactgtattattgactgtatatttgttttactccatgtgtaactctgtgttgtatgttgtcgaactactttgctttatcttggccaggtcgcaattgtaaatgagaacttgttctcaacttgcctacctggttaaataaaggtgaaataaataaataaataaataaatattttgtctccaatgtttattgaaaacaaattaATTTGCATAATGACCACTTGTTgcctcaaatacattgttacagttattgGTTAGCTAGATAGGGAAGTTTGGCCATATTTGCATTGACATTTTCATATTCCTTTTCATGGAAGTTTCTTTATCCATGAAATGAAGTGTGCGGAGAACAAACCCCTCTTCACATTGTTTCAGATAGAATTGAACCATTATTTTTGAAATTATCAGTAaaagtgtaaaaacaaaaaagcaataTGTACCATAAAACTCGACATATTGAAAATGTATCTTGACATGTAATACCCCTGTCTGTTAGTTTATGTACTCTTGTTTTGTATATTTATGTTTTTGTTTAATTGTTcataataaaaatagcataataaATAAAGAGCAAATTCCTTTAAGAATGCACAAACAATCCAGAAACACAATCATCCAGAACCACAATCATCTAGAACCACAATCATCTAGAACCACAATCATCTAGAACCACAATCATCTAGAACCACAATCATCCAGAACCACAATCATCTAGAACCACAATCAACTCCATCCCAACGCCGATGTCCACACACCCTAGAACTACCCCGTCCCCataccactcctcctcctcctcctttatgTCCTGCTCGCCCATCAGGAGGGTCCACTGAAGCTCCCTTGTCTTCTCCTGGATCACCCAGGGTGCCGGTGAGGGCTGGCAGACCATCCAAAATAGAAGAAGGAAATGTATAAACATTGTGCTTTTCACATTTATTCATTAAAAGGCTAACTGCATTTGCTTTTCAATTTGGATTGAAATTATTTTAGTTGCCTATTTTAAATGGTTGGTGTTGAGCTAGTCGCCATACGGTGCTGTACCCAATTTAGTCTACTGGAATTGTCTGTCGGGGATTGGCgtcagttaaactgcagtacAACCAGTCTCTAGTTCATGTTACGTGGGATGGAATACTTCTACACCGAAGCCTGCCGCCTCCGCAAGAACAGAATGATGACCCGTTCCTGTCCCaatcggaactaggaaactctgatATTTCCGACTTGCAATCTGGATGTAATTATGCCAGATAGCATGTCGGACATTTCCATGTTTCCTGGTTCCGACTAACACTTGAACATGCAGTTACATAGGGCGGGATCTCCGTTCTCGATAGTTTGGTAAGGAACGTTTGTTTCATCACTGCGTTACGAGGCGACTGCACTCTGACAGAAGAAGGCATATTTCATCTCTCATTTCCAAAAGGAATATGAATATTCTTGGATTTCTTCTCATTCTATTGCTAAGTATCAACACAGGTAACATtcattatattatttatattgtgTAGACTTTGATTTTGGACTTGAACTCTAGAAATATACTTTATTCACATAACATGGGTAAATGGAAAAGTTTGATTTTAGGCAGCAAATGATTTACTGATTTAATATGTACATTAATGAATGTCAGTGAAATGGTAAATGTGATCTTGGTCCTCTCTCATTAGGAATCAGGGCAGAACCTTCAGTGGACCAGTATGGGTTGAAGGGGGGTTCAATATGTCTGGATGTTGCAGAACCTCCTGAGATGATCAAAGGACTTAAATGGATGAAGGACAGTGATGTAATATTTGGAGACAAAGAGATCTCTCCTAAATACAAGGAGAAGGTGGACTATAACTCTGTGAACCATTCTCTGTGTATTAAGAATCTGTTGAACACAGACAGTGGAATTTACATGGTAAACTACAGGAAAAGTTGGAAAGAATCAACGACTACATATAGACTGTTAGTGGAGGGTGAGTTATCTAATGCTTCAGTTCTGGTAATGTGCTGTACATTTAATGTGTCTGATCAGGTTCAATAATGAATGTAGGACTAATAATTATCTGTCTCTTCTTTGGTTCTAAAAACTGTCTCTTATAGATCATGTTCCCAAACCAGTCATGGATGTCACATCTCTCTTCAACACAAGTGTGGGACTCTGTGACGTCACAGTGAACTGTTCAGGTAAAGATGGCTGgatgttgtctgtctgtgacaGCGGTCAGTGTACACTGTCACAACAGTCTCCGTCACTAACCGGTGGTAACATGACCATCTCCGTATTGACTGGAAGGATCCAATGCACCAGCAGCAACCACATCAGCACACAGACCATCTCTCAACCCATGGAGGACTGTAAGTACCATTTAGCCTCCACCTTCACTGTATACCTCCATCACTGTTTAATAACCTACTAATAATATCATATGAATTCAAGTTCAGTCAAAGTTTTGGCATCATTATTGTAATTCTTCACTAGTTAAAATTGGAATAATTCTGCCTGTATGAAACTATCATTTTATGAACACTGTTCTTAatctcttttgtgtgtgtgtgtgtgtgtgtcctcaggtaGGGGTGATGTGGTAGCCTCAGTGTTACCAGTTGGCACCATTGTGGGTAGTGTTACTGGTACTGGTATATTACTCCTAGTTACTGTGTTACTTGGTGTTGGATACATCAAACTTACCAGAAGACAGAAAATCCCTAAAGAACAACATTCACTAGAAGAGGTACCTGCTCTGTCATTCATTCATCTATGCATTATACTAGACAATAGTTTTAAATAACAatcattttaatcatttaaaTGTTGTAATGTTTCATCTCCAAACAGGTCATTGTTCCAAGAGCTTAAAACTCAGTGAACACTTAACCAGGGAGAGAAGAACCACAGCACTCTCCTGTCCAGAACCACAGCACTCTCCTGTCCAGAACCACATCACTCTCCTGTCCAGAACCACATCACTCTCCTGTCCAGAaccacatcactctactgtccagAACCACAGCACTCTCCTGTCCAGAACCACATCACTCTCCTGTCCAGAaccacatcactctactgtccagAACCACAGCACTCTCCTGTCCAGAACCACATCACTCTCCTGTCCAGAACCACAGCACTCTCCTGTCCAGAACCACAGCACTCTCCTGTCCAGAACCACATCACTCTCCTGTCCAGAACCACAACACTCTCCTGTCCAGAACCACAGCACTCTACTGGACAGAACCACATCACTCTCCTGTCCAGAACCACATCCCTCTCCTGTCCAGAACCACATTACTCTCCTGTCCAGAACCATATCACTCTCCTGTCCAGAACCACATCACTCTCCTGTCCAGAACCACAGCACTCTCCTGTCCAGAACCACATCACTCTCCTGTCCAGAACCACAGCACTCTCCAGAGATAGACTGTCTACTTCACTGAGAAGAGCCAGCACCAGCAGAACAAGTTGAAACAGGAAGCGCATCACCAGACATGAGAGCAGAAGGACAGAAAGGTGGGCCTCTGATGTCACATCATACAGTCATTGAGTTAGATCAGTTCTAGACCTTGTACAGAAACCATGGGACATTACACCACCTGGTGGACATGAATAATACCAGCAGAGTAAACCTCAGGGCTTCATTCATCAACGTGTGTCTAGATTCATCaacatgttgtgaaattgttttaTACAAAACTCTTTGTATTTGCTAGTATGTGGTATTATTATACCATAGAGCCACATTTTCCCAGATTTGTGGCAAATCCCAAATCAACCCTTAGTTCAGCCTTTCGCTCTATAAATTGTAGAATCAGATAGTTGTACCAATCAGCACTAATATGGTATTTGTTCCACCTACCCATCACTGTTGTGTATTTGAGAGGGAAGACTTGACCTCATTAGGCCACCGTAGATGGAATCTTTGAAAAAAAATTATCAAGacgaaggagatgattgtggactacaggaaaaggagggtcgAACACGCCCCcgttcacatcgacagggctgtagtggagcgggtcgagagcttcaagttccttggtgtccacatcaccacaaactatcatggtccaaacacaccaagacagtcgtgaagagggctcgacaacaccttttccccctcgggagagtgaaaagatttggcatgggtccccagatcctcaaaaagttctacagctgcaccatcgagagcatcctgagtgGTTACAACAcctctggtatggcaactgctcggtatccGACCGTAAGGTTCtaaagagggtagtgcatacggccaagtacatcactggggccaagcttcttgccatccaggacctctatactaggcgctgtcagaggaaggcccaagtcatagactgttctctctgctaccccaccgcaagtggtaccggagcgccagctataggtccaaaagactccttaacagcttctacccccaagccataagactgcagaACAATTAActaaatggccacccggactgtttatattgaccccccccacacacactttgtttttacactgctgctactcgctgtacaagttacctcgactaacctgtacccccgcacattgactcggtaccagtaccccctgtatatagccttgttattgtcaTTTTCTGTTGCTTTCTCTTTTTTtaactttatttagtaaatattttcctaactctattttcttaaaactgcattgttggttaagggcttgtaagtaagcctcTCACTGCAAgatctgcacctgttgtatttggcacgtgacaaataaaatttgatttgatcgagCCATCAAAGGAAAACATCCTTTTTACGTCAGTCATCTTTTCAACTGGAACACAAGTATTTAGGGTGCATTcaggaaagaattcagaccccttgactttttacacattttgttaccttacagccttattctaaaattgattaaattgttttttttccatcatcaatttaaacacactaccccataatgtcgaagcaaaaacaggtttgtagaaattgtcaaatgtataaaaataaaaaaacggaaatatcacatttacataagtattcagaccctttcctcagtactttgttgaagaccTTTGGCAgtcattacagcctcgagtcttcttcggtatgatgctacaagcttggtacacatgtatttgaggagtttctcccattcctctctgcagatcctctcaagctctgtcaggttggatggggagcttcgctgcacagctattttcaggactctgtatatataaaaagtatatagactttttctactgtattattgactgtatgtttgtttattccatgtgtaactctgtgttgttgtatgtg of Salmo salar chromosome ssa01, Ssal_v3.1, whole genome shotgun sequence contains these proteins:
- the LOC106609420 gene encoding SLAM family member 9, with product MNILGFLLILLLSINTGIRAEPSVDQYGLKGGSICLDVAEPPEMIKGLKWMKDSDVIFGDKEISPKYKEKVDYNSVNHSLCIKNLLNTDSGIYMVNYRKSWKESTTTYRLLVEDHVPKPVMDVTSLFNTSVGLCDVTVNCSGKDGWMLSVCDSGQCTLSQQSPSLTGGNMTISVLTGRIQCTSSNHISTQTISQPMEDCRGDVVASVLPVGTIVGSVTGTGILLLVTVLLGVGYIKLTRRQKIPKEQHSLEEVIVPRA